A single genomic interval of Perca fluviatilis chromosome 19, GENO_Pfluv_1.0, whole genome shotgun sequence harbors:
- the nkx6.2 gene encoding homeobox protein Nkx-6.2, giving the protein MLAVGQMEANRQSAFVLGSTPLAALHNMTEMKTSLFPYTLQQSPAGFKAPHLSSLNSQMAGGTPHGISDILGRPITSAGQLLSGFPRINGLATTAAAAAAAAAGMYFTPAMSRYPKPLAELPGRAPIFWPGVMQGSPWRDPRVPCPSQANMMLDKDGKKKHSRPTFSGQQIFALEKTFEQTKYLAGPERARLAYSLGMTESQVKVWFQNRRTKWRKRHAAEMATAKKKHDSETEKMKESSDNEDDDEYNKPLDPNSDDEKITRLLKKHKASNLALISPCSNSSDTL; this is encoded by the exons ATGTTAGCGGTCGGGCAAATGGAGGCTAACCGGCAGAGTGCTTTCGTCCTGGGCAGCACCCCGCTGGCGGCGTTGCACAACATGACCGAGATGAAGACTTCCCTGTTCCCGTATACGCTGCAGCAGAGCCCGGCGGGCTTTAAGGCGCCCCACCTCTCCAGCCTTAACTCCCAGATGGCCGGGGGGACCCCGCACGGAATAAGCGACATCCTTGGGAGACCCATCACCTCGGCTGGACAGCTGCTCTCCGGCTTCCCCAGGATAAACGGCCTGGCCACCACCGCAGCCGCcgcggcggcagcagcagcggggATGTACTTCACCCCGGCGATGTCGCGGTACCCGAAGCCGCTGGCCGAGCTGCCGGGGAGGGCGCCTATCTTCTGGCCCGGGGTGATGCAGGGTTCTCCCTGGAGGGACCCGCGAGTTCCTTGTCCTT CTCAAGCTAATATGATGTTGGATAAGGATGGAAAGAAGAAACACTCCAGACCGACCTTTTCAGGACAGCAGATTTTTGCACTGGAAAAAACCTTCGAGCAGACGAAATACCTGGCCGGCCCAGAGAGAGCCCGCCTGGCTTACTCTTTAGGAATGACCGAGAGTCAagtcaag GTTTGGTTTCAGAACAGAAGAACCAAATGGCGGAAGAGACACGCAGCAGAAATGGCCACGGCCAAGAAGAAGCACGACTCCGAGACGGAGAAGATGAAGGAGAGCTCGGATAACGAGGACGACGACGAGTACAACAAACCCCTGGACCCAAACTCAGACGACGAAAAGATCACGAGACTGTTGAAAAAGCACAAGGCCAGCAACCTGGCGCTGATCAGCCCCTGCAGTAACAGCTCGGACACCTTGTGA